Part of the Salisaeta longa DSM 21114 genome is shown below.
TAAAGGGAGTTTTTGCCATGTCTCGCGCGAGACAAAGAGGCGCAAAATGAGGGTAGTGACATAGGAGACGTGAGGCAGGAAGGGCCACGCGAAGAAAAGTGACTAGCGTCGTTTAGGCACTGCAGTGTAAAGCCGGTACTTGCAAGAGCGCGGCGCTCCCGTAAGCGCTTGCGTTTGTGTGCTGGCAGGGCGTACCATGATGGCAAGCAGTATAATATAAAGCGAGTTATCCAACAAAAGACGAACCCTCTAAGGGTTCTCTTCAATGCCCAATCTCATTCCGCAGCTGCGCGCAGATCTGCCGGCTATACTAGATGATGCAGGCGACAATGCCGCACGGCGCATCATCGAGTTCTTTACCGCCGAGATCCGCAACAAAAATACGCGTGATGCTTATGGCCGCGCCGTCCGCCAATTTTTTGACTGGGCGGCGGGCCACGGCCTAACGCTTAATACCATTGAGCCGGTTCACGTGGCAGCCTACGTGGAGCAAGACACTCGCGCCCCGGCCACCATCAAGCAGCATCTCTCAGCTATCTCCCGGCTCTACGATTGGCTCGTTACCGGTCAAGTCGTCGAATCCAATCCGGCAGCACCCGTACGCCCGCCGAAGCTCGTGCGGCGCGAGGGCACGACCCCAGTGCTTACCGCCGGCGAAACCCGTGACCTTTTAGATGCGATTGTACACACCGCGGGAGGCCCAGGACCGGGTGGTCAACCGACGGATAGTCAGCGCACGAGCGACGAGCAAGGTACAGATGCCAAACCGGGTCTAAGCGGTGGCGACGATTCAATCGTTGGGAAGGATTCTGTTGCTGCCCAAAGTGCCAAGGGCGTAGGTGTCGGGCGTCTTCGCGACCGGGCCATCATCGGCGTTATGATCTACACCTTCGCCCGCGTCTCGGCCGTCGCGCGTCTTAGCGTCGGCGACTACTACCGCGCGGGCCACCGGCGCTTTTTACGCCTGCGCGAAAAAGGCGGGCAAGAGCGCTCCATTCCCGCCCATCATAAGATGCAAGACTACCTAGAGGCCTATCTCGATGCCGCCGGCATCCGCAAAAAGAAGAACGCGCCGCTCTTTCAATCGCTCCAGGGACGCAGTGGCACGCTCACTGGCAAACGCATTCTCCCGGCTAACATTCTCCACATGGTCAAGCGCCGTGCGAAAGAAGCAGGCTTCGACCCGGAGCAGGTCTGCTGCCACACCTTTCGTGGCACCGGCATTACCACCTACCTCGAAAACGGCGGCGACCTCGAAATGGCGCAGCACATCGCCGGGCACGCCTCTCCTGAGACCACCCGGCTCTATGACCGCCGCCGCCAACAGGCCAGCCGCGAGGAAATCGAGCGGATCAGAATTTGACTGAGCCCCGTGCCTCCAGATTCTTTTTCCTCTAGCACGCTATATTATACTATCGCTTCCAGTCAAGAGAAACGAGCACACATCCATCCCGGTCGCATAATTCCGCATCACCAACATGGAACGGTATCCTATCCTCTTGAATGGCACAGCCTAATCGTGCTCGTTCGTCATCTTTGAAGTAGGGTGGATAGTGCGGAGATTTAATAAAAAAAGATTGTAATTCGTATTCTTGTACGTCTGCACAAAGCACGGCAACATCCAGCCAGGTGCGCCCAATCAGAGCAAATTCACGAGATGTAACGTGGCTCTTCTCCACTAGACGTCGTGCACTCTTCAAGTACCAGAGCAGGCCCTTACCGTGCACAGGGTTGCCATGGAAAGGCCCATTCCCATACAGAAATCCGAGGCGAGCTAATTGGGCCAAGTAGCTTTCTGCTGCTATGTGGCGAATCCCATGGAATGTGATCTGGCTCCTAATGCGTGTCGGATTGGGGTAATCGTATTTGTTTTCAGATGAGGATTTACCCGTGATCTTGTTTGTTGCCTGTTGAATTACTTTCTGTACTTTTTCACTTGTATCCTCCAGCGTTTTTTCAAGCGAAGGTGGCTTCAACAGTTGAGCTTCGTGAAGGGCCTTCAGCAGATAGCCAGATCTCACATCCTTATACCCTCTGAGGTGACCTAAATCCACGCGCTCCCTGTACCTCTTTGCGTAGGGGTGGTAGAACTGCGTAGAATAAGCGACGGTCTGCCATAAACGTCGGTCGACACCGAAAACCCAATCCAGTTCTGTATCCAAGTCAGCCAAAGGAGTCCAGTTCTCAACTGGCCATTTTTGTATGCCGCTCTCAAGGCCTATATGGTTGCATATAGCGCCCTTCTTCATGTCGCGAGCAGACTTGAACAAGGTGCGGCATCCCTCAAGAATCTCGGGCAACTTATCATAAACCACTTGGCCGATCTTAGTATCAAGTACTCTCCAAGCCTTATCCCGAGCGCGACGCTCACGCTCCTCGTATGCCTGTCTTCGGCGCTCCCAACCCATGTTCCATTGGTGTGATGCCTGCTCCCAGGTCCATGCGTCGGAGTAAGACTTGGCAGAGCGATACGGGCTCTCAAACGCAATTGAGGAGCCAGCTAGTCCTGAGGTATTAGCCTCAGAACCTGAGATATCTTTGTTTACGGACTCAACACAAAGGTTAAATTTAGTAATTGACATGATAGAAGATAGAACACAGTCAATCTCCTTAGTTTTTGATATGGCTCTCCAGGTGTTGGGGGCTACGAGATGCTGGGGTTGTTTAGAAAACGGTCGACGCTTGAGCTGTTCGATAGTCTCTGTAGGGTCACCCTCCGCACTGCTATAAACATAACCAATGCCGTCAATCTCTCTCAGATTCACCTCGGAAGGGCTAGGAGGAGCTACTCCTGAGGTTTTTTCCTTTAGATGGTCAACGGCGTCTTCTGGAACCCAGAGAAGACGCCCATCAGCCGCGAAGAGTCCACGCGCCAGATGACCAGGTTTTAATGCGATGGTGCGTTCACAGGCAGGAGTTGACTTACAATCGACCGCTTGACTGATTGTGTCGTGAGAAAGGCTTTTGCGGACAGTCTCCTTTCCTGGAGAGTTGTGTTCTGTTGAGAAGTCTTCGCTAGACGGATCAGAACATATCAAATCAAAATGGCGATCTCCTACAAGCATCCATACGTCATGGACTGAGGCTTCCCGATACTTGTCGCGCCGTTCCTGCCAGGCTTCTGCACTGATGGGAGAGCGCTGTACTTCAAACGCAATGCGGCGTTTGTTTGTAATGAGGAGCACATCGGCAACTTGGCCGGTCTCAATTTTCTTTTCGACGTGCACGCAAGATCCACCAAATGAGTTCATCAGCCACTGATAGATTGCCCACTTGAGCAGCTTGTGCTCACGGCTTTCTGGTCCATAGTCGGGATCATCGAGAGAGCAATCTGCCCCATCATAGTGAGCGAAATGCCAAGTCACAGTGCCCCCTTCCCGTCCCTTGAAGTAGACGGGCTGATCACAGGCTGGACAACGGAGAGCACGTCGCTTACTGAGCAGACGAACTTTGTCGAGTGAAGCCTC
Proteins encoded:
- a CDS encoding tyrosine-type recombinase/integrase; this encodes MPNLIPQLRADLPAILDDAGDNAARRIIEFFTAEIRNKNTRDAYGRAVRQFFDWAAGHGLTLNTIEPVHVAAYVEQDTRAPATIKQHLSAISRLYDWLVTGQVVESNPAAPVRPPKLVRREGTTPVLTAGETRDLLDAIVHTAGGPGPGGQPTDSQRTSDEQGTDAKPGLSGGDDSIVGKDSVAAQSAKGVGVGRLRDRAIIGVMIYTFARVSAVARLSVGDYYRAGHRRFLRLREKGGQERSIPAHHKMQDYLEAYLDAAGIRKKKNAPLFQSLQGRSGTLTGKRILPANILHMVKRRAKEAGFDPEQVCCHTFRGTGITTYLENGGDLEMAQHIAGHASPETTRLYDRRRQQASREEIERIRI
- a CDS encoding competence protein CoiA, with protein sequence MLSALHGTTSIFAPEASLDKVRLLSKRRALRCPACDQPVYFKGREGGTVTWHFAHYDGADCSLDDPDYGPESREHKLLKWAIYQWLMNSFGGSCVHVEKKIETGQVADVLLITNKRRIAFEVQRSPISAEAWQERRDKYREASVHDVWMLVGDRHFDLICSDPSSEDFSTEHNSPGKETVRKSLSHDTISQAVDCKSTPACERTIALKPGHLARGLFAADGRLLWVPEDAVDHLKEKTSGVAPPSPSEVNLREIDGIGYVYSSAEGDPTETIEQLKRRPFSKQPQHLVAPNTWRAISKTKEIDCVLSSIMSITKFNLCVESVNKDISGSEANTSGLAGSSIAFESPYRSAKSYSDAWTWEQASHQWNMGWERRRQAYEERERRARDKAWRVLDTKIGQVVYDKLPEILEGCRTLFKSARDMKKGAICNHIGLESGIQKWPVENWTPLADLDTELDWVFGVDRRLWQTVAYSTQFYHPYAKRYRERVDLGHLRGYKDVRSGYLLKALHEAQLLKPPSLEKTLEDTSEKVQKVIQQATNKITGKSSSENKYDYPNPTRIRSQITFHGIRHIAAESYLAQLARLGFLYGNGPFHGNPVHGKGLLWYLKSARRLVEKSHVTSREFALIGRTWLDVAVLCADVQEYELQSFFIKSPHYPPYFKDDERARLGCAIQEDRIPFHVGDAELCDRDGCVLVSLDWKR